A genomic region of Bernardetia sp. ABR2-2B contains the following coding sequences:
- a CDS encoding polyprenyl synthetase family protein, producing the protein MGVKFEFATTLVSLNRSDNSIDSSSILIRNEKKEIYADYYISAIPHLDLEKVISQKNKNEKFNYLTKLKSGWQAGIVFYLSKNMPFPNGHFALSNSPWNITGISQSNYWSEQARQEYLDKNNIELNLSLIIADWDLEGNFIQKTAKECTLEEIVQELIYQLKTYCPKDYKESFENIEKCLVDYTIDPAIHLTGDNSATNETPLFMNVVNHWEARPNAKSELENLFIAGDFAKTSAYLATMESANESGRRAANEILQINNKGFAEIFTEKHSKTPQIFTPFIKIDEILYDYDKSHILDYLSNEQVEELTNALLPYIDFEGSNLRNIDTLFTSVVDTLKHLLDKLPSLGSDIIQLLVTQTNVKEDTIKDELANRVQFWANVSLKLVEHKSKQFPESLSSYVDIDNPIFKPLLHVAKQQGSMNRAKFATALNNWYDVPYDELIHLMETGQVLHNCSLLIDDTMDNTTVRRNDKTAHELFGINQTLCAAYSTYFQVLLSTYVNLGSDCLLHYLEETTRAHIGQSDDVYYRETKLCPTEEKYMDMVGNKTGSFFRVFSMCLASLSKKTLSKQLKNDILDFADFVGKLYQIKDDYMDLMSEEYFIKKGTFASDFEEGKYSFPVIHCVTNFPQYAEKIAFLLGKEGITNEEKNELMSYLEDSKSLDYTLHKITDLYQKCDVLLSSIENESRVSNPKMRSWLESFVSDVPNFSYTKKASKATVQVQSTQKQDVFEINSVAPDTINRALRNVICSYHIYFKLHNWTLEQFWECFPLLLTVETMIINVDNINEDKNEKVSVLTKEAIKSSKSWQFISKSSFYSPLMDEILDNAIEYFNLEKKWYQSESQENNELFTEEFLTKMNHYKSTNFRILHILSQNICGDEPQTTTTIYDDYYLDAQIIEDYVSMRIEEFEYEEDKKESKYNVFLHAQKLENQMFFAEHKQALYDRLTFAEIQIAANWYQVYTSALSIDTHLTGISAKMDLKKVYSIAKEISFACSLDEDLSEMTLKGKFKWCINKFFEKVIAQKTNDVILTRLQKDVILSLSN; encoded by the coding sequence TTGGGAGTAAAATTTGAGTTCGCAACCACTTTAGTATCACTCAATAGAAGTGATAATTCTATTGATAGTTCTTCAATTTTGATAAGAAATGAAAAAAAAGAAATTTATGCTGACTATTATATTAGTGCAATTCCTCATTTGGACTTAGAAAAAGTAATTAGTCAAAAAAACAAAAATGAGAAATTTAATTATTTAACAAAACTCAAATCGGGTTGGCAAGCAGGAATTGTATTTTATTTGAGTAAAAATATGCCTTTTCCTAATGGGCATTTTGCTCTTTCAAACTCTCCTTGGAATATTACAGGAATTTCTCAATCTAATTATTGGTCAGAACAAGCTAGGCAAGAGTATTTAGATAAAAATAATATTGAATTGAATCTTTCCTTAATTATTGCAGACTGGGATTTAGAAGGAAATTTTATACAAAAAACAGCAAAAGAATGTACTTTAGAAGAAATAGTTCAAGAATTGATTTATCAACTCAAAACTTACTGTCCTAAAGACTATAAAGAAAGTTTTGAAAATATTGAGAAATGCTTAGTTGATTATACCATTGACCCAGCTATACATTTGACAGGAGATAATTCTGCGACTAATGAAACGCCTCTATTTATGAATGTGGTCAATCATTGGGAAGCAAGACCAAATGCAAAAAGTGAATTAGAAAATCTTTTTATTGCTGGAGATTTTGCCAAAACATCAGCCTATTTAGCTACAATGGAATCGGCTAACGAATCTGGAAGACGTGCAGCCAATGAAATCTTGCAAATTAATAATAAAGGTTTTGCTGAAATATTTACAGAAAAACACTCAAAAACACCTCAAATATTTACACCTTTCATAAAAATAGATGAGATTTTATATGATTATGATAAATCGCATATACTAGATTATTTGAGTAATGAACAAGTAGAAGAATTAACAAATGCACTTCTTCCTTATATTGATTTTGAAGGAAGTAATCTTCGTAATATTGATACATTATTCACAAGTGTTGTAGATACTTTAAAGCATCTTTTAGACAAACTTCCTTCTTTGGGTAGTGATATAATTCAACTTCTAGTAACACAGACAAATGTAAAAGAAGACACCATAAAAGATGAATTAGCAAACAGAGTGCAATTTTGGGCAAATGTGAGTTTGAAACTTGTAGAACATAAATCTAAGCAGTTTCCAGAAAGTTTGTCTTCTTACGTCGATATTGACAATCCTATATTTAAACCTCTATTGCATGTAGCCAAACAACAAGGTTCAATGAATAGAGCTAAGTTTGCTACTGCGTTAAATAATTGGTACGATGTTCCTTATGATGAACTTATTCATCTGATGGAAACAGGACAAGTTCTTCATAATTGTAGCTTATTGATAGATGATACTATGGATAATACAACAGTTCGTAGAAATGACAAAACAGCCCATGAACTTTTTGGAATCAATCAAACTTTGTGTGCAGCTTATTCTACTTATTTCCAAGTTTTATTATCTACTTATGTTAATTTAGGTTCAGATTGCTTGTTACATTATTTGGAAGAAACAACTAGAGCGCATATAGGTCAATCAGATGATGTATATTACCGAGAAACAAAACTGTGTCCGACAGAAGAAAAATATATGGATATGGTGGGTAACAAAACAGGTAGTTTTTTTAGAGTATTTTCTATGTGTTTGGCAAGTTTGAGTAAAAAAACATTGTCCAAACAATTGAAAAATGATATTCTAGATTTTGCTGATTTTGTAGGAAAATTATATCAAATCAAAGATGATTATATGGATTTGATGTCAGAAGAGTATTTTATCAAAAAAGGAACATTTGCCTCAGATTTTGAAGAAGGTAAATATTCTTTTCCTGTTATTCATTGTGTTACTAACTTCCCTCAATATGCTGAAAAAATTGCCTTCTTATTAGGAAAAGAAGGGATAACAAATGAAGAGAAAAATGAACTTATGAGCTATTTAGAAGACTCAAAAAGTTTGGATTATACATTACATAAAATAACAGATTTATATCAAAAATGTGATGTATTACTTTCTTCTATTGAAAATGAAAGTAGAGTTTCTAATCCTAAAATGAGAAGTTGGTTAGAAAGTTTTGTGTCTGATGTTCCTAATTTTAGTTATACAAAGAAGGCAAGTAAAGCAACTGTTCAAGTTCAATCAACTCAAAAACAAGATGTTTTTGAAATAAATTCAGTTGCTCCAGATACAATAAACAGGGCATTAAGAAATGTAATTTGCTCGTATCATATTTATTTCAAACTACATAATTGGACTTTAGAGCAGTTTTGGGAATGTTTCCCTTTATTACTTACCGTCGAAACGATGATAATTAATGTTGATAATATCAATGAAGATAAAAATGAAAAAGTTTCTGTACTGACAAAAGAAGCCATTAAATCTTCTAAATCTTGGCAGTTTATATCAAAAAGCAGTTTTTATTCCCCTTTAATGGACGAGATATTAGACAATGCCATTGAGTATTTTAATTTAGAGAAAAAATGGTATCAATCTGAAAGTCAAGAAAATAATGAATTATTTACAGAAGAGTTTCTGACAAAAATGAATCATTATAAATCTACTAATTTCAGAATTTTACATATTTTATCTCAAAATATTTGTGGAGACGAACCTCAAACTACTACAACTATCTATGATGATTACTATTTAGATGCGCAAATTATTGAAGACTATGTTTCTATGAGAATAGAAGAGTTTGAATATGAAGAAGACAAAAAAGAAAGCAAATATAATGTCTTTTTACATGCTCAAAAATTAGAAAATCAAATGTTTTTTGCAGAACACAAACAAGCTCTTTATGACAGACTTACGTTTGCAGAGATTCAGATAGCTGCAAACTGGTATCAAGTTTATACCTCAGCATTAAGTATTGATACTCATCTTACTGGTATTTCTGCAAAAATGGATTTGAAGAAGGTGTATTCTATTGCTAAAGAAATATCTTTTGCTTGTAGTTTAGATGAAGACTTGTCAGAAATGACATTGAAAGGAAAATTCAAATGGTGTATAAATAAATTCTTTGAAAAAGTGATTGCTCAAAAAACAAATGACGTTATTCTAACTCGTTTGCAAAAAGATGTTATCTTGTCTTTGTCTAATTGA
- a CDS encoding DUF1573 domain-containing protein, whose protein sequence is MNKIIGTFLILGMSSFFVACSGEKSSEASTDETNASTEITNTVTDDATNVATEVANTEVAANLARIEFEKTVHDFGNIKEGEVVEHVFKFKNIGETPLILTGVQPSCGCTASDFTKEPVAPGGEGTISLSFNSAGKVGAQNKTATVKANIEGGQTTISFKGNVEGAANKTSGAPYK, encoded by the coding sequence ATGAACAAAATTATTGGAACGTTCCTTATTTTAGGAATGAGTAGTTTTTTTGTAGCTTGTTCTGGAGAAAAATCTAGCGAAGCAAGTACAGACGAAACAAATGCAAGTACAGAAATCACAAATACAGTAACAGATGATGCTACTAATGTTGCAACAGAAGTAGCAAATACAGAAGTAGCTGCAAATCTAGCTCGTATTGAATTTGAAAAGACAGTACACGACTTCGGAAATATCAAAGAAGGCGAAGTAGTAGAACACGTTTTTAAATTCAAAAACATAGGTGAAACTCCTCTTATCCTAACAGGTGTTCAGCCTTCTTGTGGTTGTACAGCTTCTGACTTTACGAAAGAGCCAGTTGCACCAGGTGGAGAAGGAACAATCTCTCTTAGCTTCAACTCTGCTGGAAAAGTAGGAGCGCAAAACAAAACAGCTACTGTAAAAGCAAATATTGAAGGTGGACAAACTACTATTTCTTTTAAAGGAAATGTAGAAGGTGCTGCAAACAAGACAAGTGGTGCGCCTTACAAGTAA
- the nusB gene encoding transcription antitermination factor NusB — protein MLNRRILRLKTMQALYALEQAQRSNYQLALDYIHQKFEPNLNSMVIPTAEEVAQKRKLGKEIFEANYRNETLEAQSEHGDVDLAVSEAMRMYNTQIQKERRLQKQEMIKKTEGIHDDYLKLLKLLMALADHSEADYNSRKARQYSNEVVFDSELHFTNNALIKHLIGHKELQELLVGSNWATSTIKHWFQILKEEEFYKKYLAIKQPTFLEDKEFMITLTRDFIMKNEVLDGYFDENDIYWSENRSVLRNMLLKTVKNIEEENVVNNTPVELYLLSRNWEDDKEFFEELFQNTVNESLENEQLISERLKNWDINRVAMTDTLILKMAISEMLHCPSIPVKVSINEYVELAKNYSTPKSKEFVNGILDTLSEYLLSEGKIKKSGRGLLDNQ, from the coding sequence ATGTTAAATCGTCGTATTCTACGCCTGAAAACTATGCAGGCTTTGTATGCTTTAGAGCAAGCTCAACGTTCCAATTATCAATTAGCATTGGATTATATCCATCAAAAATTTGAACCTAATCTCAATTCGATGGTCATTCCGACAGCCGAAGAAGTAGCTCAAAAAAGAAAATTAGGAAAAGAGATTTTTGAAGCAAACTACAGAAATGAAACGTTAGAAGCTCAAAGCGAACACGGTGATGTAGATTTGGCTGTTAGTGAGGCTATGCGTATGTATAATACTCAAATCCAAAAAGAAAGACGTTTGCAAAAACAGGAAATGATAAAGAAAACAGAGGGAATCCACGATGATTATCTCAAACTCCTCAAACTTCTTATGGCTTTGGCTGACCATTCAGAAGCTGACTATAATTCTCGTAAGGCAAGGCAGTATTCTAATGAAGTAGTCTTTGATTCAGAACTTCATTTTACAAATAATGCTTTAATAAAGCATCTAATAGGACATAAAGAATTACAAGAACTCTTAGTAGGCTCAAATTGGGCAACTTCAACAATAAAACATTGGTTTCAAATTCTTAAAGAAGAAGAGTTTTACAAAAAATATTTAGCTATAAAACAACCTACGTTTTTAGAAGATAAAGAATTTATGATAACTCTGACAAGAGATTTTATCATGAAAAATGAGGTCTTAGATGGATATTTTGATGAAAATGATATTTATTGGTCAGAAAACCGTAGCGTTCTTCGTAATATGCTTCTAAAGACAGTAAAGAATATAGAAGAAGAGAACGTTGTGAATAATACTCCTGTAGAGTTATATTTACTTTCTCGTAACTGGGAAGACGATAAAGAATTTTTTGAAGAGCTTTTTCAGAATACAGTTAATGAAAGTTTAGAAAACGAACAACTTATTAGCGAACGACTCAAAAATTGGGACATCAATAGAGTTGCCATGACAGATACTTTGATTTTGAAAATGGCGATTAGTGAGATGCTACATTGCCCAAGTATTCCTGTAAAAGTATCAATAAATGAATACGTAGAACTTGCCAAAAATTATAGCACTCCAAAAAGCAAAGAGTTTGTGAACGGTATTTTGGATACGCTTTCTGAGTATTTACTTAGTGAAGGTAAAATTAAGAAAAGTGGACGTGGACTTTTAGATAACCAATAG
- the thrC gene encoding threonine synthase encodes MNYSSTNGDTQVGSLRDALFQTFSVKGGLLLPENIKPLSKEFLANLHTFSFKEICLKVCLNLFEDEIPEQDVERIIENTFDFEIPLVEIYEKEVYSLELFHGETLSFKDVGMRFLAELMSYFLEKEKKSKEITVLVATTGDTGSAAASAFFKRKGMKVCILYPKNKLSLLQEKQLNTWGENITALEVDGTFEDCQRLVKEAIMDKELNQKIQVTTANSYNVARLLAQCLYYFWAVAQLKGEKRTAIFSIPSGNFGNLTAGIIAKKMGLRISRFIAATNINDVVPQYLLNGSFEPRPAIRTISTSMDTGNPVNFKRLLTLYNHSYTRFCADIAGYRLTDRRTKNTLKDLYEGYNYLADPHSTVAYAALKNYLTPESEVGIFLATAHPAKYYEVVKQTIFDIELEMPPFLEEALRKEKQVVSISSKIEDLKEFLTKIKS; translated from the coding sequence ATGAATTATTCTAGTACAAACGGAGATACACAAGTTGGCTCACTACGTGATGCATTATTTCAAACATTTAGCGTAAAGGGTGGACTTTTGCTTCCTGAAAATATAAAGCCTTTATCCAAAGAATTTTTAGCAAATCTTCATACTTTTTCTTTTAAAGAAATTTGTTTGAAAGTCTGTTTGAATCTTTTTGAAGATGAAATTCCAGAACAAGATGTAGAAAGAATAATTGAAAATACCTTTGACTTTGAGATTCCGTTAGTAGAAATTTATGAAAAAGAAGTTTATTCATTAGAGCTTTTTCATGGCGAAACTCTTTCTTTTAAAGATGTCGGAATGCGCTTTTTAGCAGAACTGATGAGTTATTTTTTAGAAAAAGAGAAAAAAAGTAAAGAGATAACTGTTTTGGTAGCTACTACAGGTGATACAGGAAGCGCAGCAGCAAGTGCATTCTTCAAAAGAAAAGGAATGAAAGTTTGTATTCTTTACCCAAAAAACAAATTGAGTTTGTTGCAAGAAAAACAGCTCAACACATGGGGAGAAAACATCACAGCTTTAGAGGTTGATGGAACTTTTGAAGACTGTCAAAGACTTGTAAAGGAAGCTATAATGGATAAAGAGTTAAATCAAAAAATACAGGTTACGACAGCTAACTCTTATAATGTTGCTCGTCTTTTAGCTCAATGTTTGTATTATTTTTGGGCAGTTGCACAGCTGAAAGGAGAAAAACGAACAGCTATTTTTTCTATTCCAAGTGGAAATTTTGGGAATTTGACAGCAGGAATTATAGCCAAAAAAATGGGGCTTCGTATTAGTCGTTTTATTGCTGCCACTAATATTAATGACGTTGTTCCACAGTATTTGCTTAATGGGAGTTTTGAGCCACGCCCTGCAATTCGTACTATTTCGACGTCGATGGATACAGGAAATCCTGTTAATTTTAAACGTTTGCTTACCCTCTACAATCATTCTTATACTCGTTTTTGTGCAGATATTGCAGGGTATAGACTAACCGACCGAAGAACAAAAAATACGCTTAAAGATCTCTACGAAGGCTATAATTATTTAGCTGACCCACATTCTACGGTTGCTTATGCTGCTCTCAAAAATTATCTTACTCCAGAGAGTGAAGTAGGAATTTTTCTTGCCACAGCTCACCCAGCCAAATATTATGAAGTAGTCAAACAAACCATCTTTGATATAGAATTAGAAATGCCTCCATTTTTGGAAGAAGCATTGAGAAAAGAAAAGCAAGTGGTTTCGATTTCTTCTAAAATTGAAGATTTGAAGGAGTTTTTAACTAAGATAAAGAGTTAA
- the sbcD gene encoding exonuclease subunit SbcD, with protein sequence MKILHTADWHLGKKLGDFPRLEEQKEVLDELCQIADTQNVDVILIAGDLFDIPLPSNEANQLFLKTLQRLSKNGSRPVVAIAGNHDSAQYIANFSVWGSELGIFLLGYPNDKLPKVKLDNGLEILRSEEGFLELMMPSWECPLRLLLTPYANELRLKTYFSLDNQEQELRDFLQDLWQKQAESYLDDNGINILMGHLFVMKKGEKQPKESDDEKSILVGSAQPIYTENFPKTVQYVALGHLHRYHSTQKEPFPIVYSGSLLAYSFSEAFQKKYVVILDAKAKEPIKYEKIELTDCKELKRKTFSEVEKAIEWLNEDQASTKPSLVELTIETDDFLSAADAQLLYAAHKGILGTIIPRIKGKNNDTDTEMDYSRNISGLFVDFFKKQNNGQEPNQEIMQLFEEVRNEESK encoded by the coding sequence ATGAAAATTCTCCACACAGCAGACTGGCATTTAGGAAAAAAATTAGGCGACTTTCCTCGTTTGGAAGAGCAGAAAGAAGTTTTAGACGAGCTTTGTCAGATTGCTGATACCCAAAATGTTGATGTGATTCTGATAGCTGGAGATTTATTTGATATTCCTTTACCCTCTAATGAAGCTAATCAATTATTCTTAAAAACGCTTCAACGACTTTCTAAAAATGGTTCTCGTCCTGTCGTGGCGATTGCAGGAAATCACGACTCTGCTCAATATATTGCTAATTTTAGTGTTTGGGGAAGTGAATTAGGGATTTTTCTATTAGGTTATCCAAATGATAAGCTGCCTAAAGTAAAGTTAGATAACGGATTAGAAATTTTAAGAAGTGAGGAAGGCTTTTTAGAGCTTATGATGCCTTCATGGGAATGTCCGTTACGCCTTTTGCTGACTCCTTATGCAAATGAATTACGCCTAAAAACTTATTTTAGTTTGGATAATCAAGAGCAAGAACTAAGAGATTTTTTGCAAGACCTTTGGCAAAAACAAGCTGAAAGTTATCTTGATGATAATGGAATTAATATCTTGATGGGACATTTATTTGTCATGAAAAAAGGCGAAAAACAGCCCAAAGAATCAGATGACGAAAAGTCTATTTTGGTTGGTTCGGCACAGCCTATTTATACAGAAAATTTTCCTAAAACTGTTCAGTATGTAGCCTTAGGGCATTTGCATCGTTATCATTCTACTCAAAAAGAGCCTTTTCCGATTGTTTATAGTGGAAGTCTGTTAGCATATAGTTTTTCGGAAGCCTTTCAGAAAAAGTATGTTGTTATTTTAGATGCAAAAGCAAAAGAACCTATAAAATATGAAAAAATAGAATTAACTGATTGTAAAGAGTTGAAACGCAAAACATTTTCAGAAGTAGAAAAAGCAATAGAATGGCTAAATGAAGACCAAGCTAGTACAAAGCCATCTCTTGTAGAGCTTACCATTGAAACAGATGACTTTCTTTCTGCTGCCGATGCTCAACTTTTATATGCTGCTCATAAAGGTATTTTAGGAACAATTATTCCAAGAATAAAAGGAAAAAATAATGACACTGATACTGAAATGGACTACTCTAGGAATATTAGTGGTTTATTTGTAGATTTTTTTAAAAAACAAAACAACGGACAAGAACCAAATCAAGAAATTATGCAGCTTTTTGAGGAAGTTCGAAATGAAGAGAGTAAGTAG
- a CDS encoding deoxyribodipyrimidine photo-lyase → MSSKKQISIFWFRRDLRLDDNAGLYHALHSDFAVLPLFIYDTDILNQLEDKDDARLTMIYRYLNKIKEELEDKKIGSSLCVKIGKPLEVYKELLENYDIKEVYTNHDYEPYAKIRDENVEQFLSEKNIKFKTFKDQVIFEKDDVLKDDGEPYVVYTPYSKKWKGALKEEHLESYSTEKYFDNFYKTKHLNFPTYKEIGFEANTNPHIPSDDFPKEIIKNYEDTRDFPAKEGTSRLSPHLRFGTISIRKLARLAKETNEKYFNELIWREFYMSILYHYPKVVDAAFRSKYDKIPWRNNQEEFEKWCEGKTGYPMVDAGMRQLNETGFMHNRVRMVAASFLTKHLLIDWRWGEAYFARKLLDYELSSNNGGWQWAAGSGVDAAPYFRIFNPESQLKKFDKNQKYIRTWIKEYDTKDYPKPIVEHKAARERALSTYKKALND, encoded by the coding sequence ATGTCTAGTAAAAAACAAATTTCTATCTTTTGGTTTCGCCGAGATTTACGTCTTGATGATAATGCTGGTTTGTATCATGCCTTACATTCAGATTTTGCAGTCTTGCCCTTGTTTATTTATGATACAGATATTTTGAACCAACTAGAAGACAAAGATGATGCACGTCTGACAATGATTTATAGATATTTGAATAAAATAAAAGAAGAGTTAGAAGATAAAAAAATAGGCAGTTCGCTTTGCGTAAAAATAGGAAAGCCTCTAGAAGTTTATAAAGAATTACTTGAAAATTATGACATAAAAGAAGTATATACCAATCATGATTATGAACCCTATGCTAAAATCAGAGATGAAAATGTAGAGCAATTTTTATCAGAGAAAAACATTAAATTCAAGACTTTTAAAGACCAAGTGATTTTTGAAAAAGATGATGTTTTGAAAGACGATGGCGAACCTTATGTAGTTTATACGCCATATAGTAAGAAATGGAAAGGTGCTTTGAAAGAAGAACATTTAGAAAGCTATTCTACTGAAAAATATTTTGATAATTTTTATAAAACTAAACACCTAAACTTTCCAACCTACAAAGAAATTGGATTTGAAGCTAATACAAACCCTCATATTCCGTCTGATGATTTTCCTAAAGAAATCATTAAAAACTATGAAGATACAAGAGACTTTCCAGCAAAAGAAGGAACAAGTAGATTGAGTCCACATTTGCGTTTCGGAACTATTAGCATCAGAAAGTTAGCACGATTAGCCAAAGAAACCAACGAAAAATACTTTAACGAACTCATTTGGAGAGAGTTTTATATGAGTATCCTGTATCATTATCCAAAAGTAGTCGATGCTGCTTTTCGTTCAAAATATGATAAAATTCCGTGGAGAAATAATCAAGAAGAATTTGAAAAGTGGTGTGAAGGAAAAACAGGTTATCCGATGGTAGATGCAGGAATGCGTCAGCTCAATGAAACTGGTTTTATGCACAATCGTGTCAGAATGGTAGCAGCTAGTTTTCTGACTAAGCACTTACTCATTGATTGGCGATGGGGAGAAGCTTATTTTGCTAGAAAACTATTAGATTACGAACTCTCATCAAATAACGGAGGTTGGCAATGGGCAGCAGGAAGTGGCGTAGATGCTGCACCTTATTTTCGTATTTTTAATCCAGAATCTCAACTCAAAAAATTTGATAAAAATCAAAAATACATTCGCACGTGGATAAAAGAATATGATACCAAAGATTATCCAAAACCAATTGTAGAACACAAAGCAGCACGAGAAAGAGCTTTATCAACCTACAAAAAAGCACTCAATGATTAG
- a CDS encoding YtxH domain-containing protein produces the protein MKPSHIGLLAGVVSAAAIGTFFGILYAPDKGKNTRSRLNYRLYRTRDRVNTLLDKINSTNESVFSKDAQEEGKKVIEEVRERTEDLRSEIDALISQIRTQQ, from the coding sequence ATGAAACCATCTCACATCGGATTGCTTGCTGGCGTAGTTAGTGCAGCAGCTATTGGAACATTTTTTGGGATTTTATATGCTCCAGACAAAGGAAAAAATACTCGTAGTCGTCTCAATTATCGTCTTTATCGTACTCGTGATAGAGTAAATACTCTTTTAGATAAAATAAACTCTACCAACGAAAGTGTTTTTTCGAAAGACGCACAAGAAGAAGGTAAAAAAGTAATTGAAGAAGTAAGAGAACGTACGGAAGATTTGCGCTCTGAAATTGATGCACTTATCTCTCAAATTCGTACGCAACAGTAA
- a CDS encoding oleate hydratase — protein MSKKVAIFGGGIAGLTAAHELVEKGFDITVYEKNEILGGKARSFLLNGNLNPTMQYAGEHGFRFFLHWYENFHDTLKRIPTKDNKTVYDNLVDVGEIQVDDFTFSFIESHPNPTKPPIAWLKAMLSSQKRHEEEFEQTTWDSYITSNLRGTESKEMIRFFQNTPKATASVHSTEASVKALAHTLNRFFTNNGLGILNAPTNDALFDH, from the coding sequence ATGTCTAAGAAAGTAGCCATTTTTGGTGGAGGAATTGCAGGTCTTACTGCAGCACACGAATTAGTAGAAAAAGGTTTTGACATTACAGTTTATGAAAAAAATGAGATTTTAGGAGGAAAAGCTCGTAGTTTCTTGCTTAATGGAAATTTAAATCCTACTATGCAATATGCAGGTGAACACGGTTTTCGTTTTTTTCTTCATTGGTACGAAAACTTTCATGATACTTTAAAAAGAATTCCTACGAAAGACAATAAAACAGTTTATGATAATTTGGTAGATGTTGGAGAGATTCAAGTTGATGACTTTACATTTTCATTTATAGAATCTCATCCTAACCCAACAAAACCTCCAATAGCTTGGCTTAAAGCAATGCTTTCATCTCAAAAAAGACATGAAGAAGAATTCGAACAAACTACTTGGGATTCTTATATTACTTCGAATCTTCGTGGAACAGAATCAAAAGAGATGATTCGTTTTTTCCAAAATACTCCAAAAGCAACAGCTTCTGTACATTCAACAGAAGCAAGTGTTAAAGCACTTGCACATACTTTAAATCGCTTTTTTACAAATAATGGTCTAGGGATATTAAATGCTCCTACTAATGATGCCTTATTTGACCATTAG
- a CDS encoding HU family DNA-binding protein, producing MTKADLIAEIVNRTEKDKLDVQNIVEEFFNVVKDNMADGENIYVRGFGSFVNKKRARKVARDIAAKKPMVIEPHFVPSFKPAKTFVEAVKTSEKLLAEVELEESDRRMKATA from the coding sequence GTGACTAAAGCAGATCTTATTGCCGAAATCGTTAATCGTACAGAAAAAGATAAATTAGACGTTCAAAATATCGTAGAAGAATTTTTCAACGTAGTAAAAGACAACATGGCAGACGGAGAGAACATTTATGTTCGTGGATTCGGAAGTTTTGTCAATAAAAAAAGAGCTAGAAAAGTAGCTCGTGATATTGCAGCCAAAAAGCCAATGGTTATCGAACCTCATTTTGTTCCTAGTTTCAAACCAGCCAAAACATTTGTAGAAGCTGTAAAAACAAGTGAAAAATTACTTGCAGAAGTAGAATTAGAAGAGTCTGATAGAAGAATGAAAGCAACAGCTTAA